The proteins below come from a single Triticum aestivum cultivar Chinese Spring chromosome 5D, IWGSC CS RefSeq v2.1, whole genome shotgun sequence genomic window:
- the LOC123122787 gene encoding auxin-responsive protein IAA13, producing the protein MAGADVDVGTELRLGLPGGGAEAAKAGKRGYEDTIDLKLTLPTGGMQEDSAGKPEPAADKAERPAEAAAADPEKPPAPKAQAVGWPPVRSYRRNAMTVQSVKIKKEEETEKQQPAGAAAGANGSNFVKVSMDGAPYLRKVDLKMYNTYKDLSIALQKMFSTFTATGNEGKMVEAVNGSDVVTTYEDKDGDWMLVGDVPWEMFVASCKRLRIMKGSEAIGLAPRAKDKYKNKS; encoded by the exons ATGGCTGGCGCCGACGTCGacgtcgggacggagctcaggctCGGGCTGCCCGGGGGCGGCGCCGAGGCGGCCAAGGCCGGGAAGAGGGGCTATGAGGACACCATTGACTTGAAGCTCACGCTTCCCACCGGCGGCATGCAGGAAGACTCCGCAGGCAAGCCGGAGCCGGCCGCCGACAAGGCCGAGAGGCCCGCAGAGGCCGCGGCTGCCGACCCCGAGAAGCCACCTGCTCCCAA GGCACAGGCTGTGGGTTGGCCACCAGTCCGGTCGTACCGCAGGAACGCCATGACCGTCCAGTCGGtcaagatcaagaaggaggaggagacCGAGAAGCAGCAGCCTGCTGGCGCCGCTGCTGGCGCCAACGGCTCCAACTTTGTCAAGGTGAGCATGGACGGCGCGCCCTACCTGCGCAAGGTGGATCTGAAGATGTACAACACCTACAAGGACCTCTCCATTGCTCTGCAGAAGATGTTCAGCACCTTCACCGCAACTG GGAATGAGGGGAAGATGGTTGAGGCAGTGAACGGTTCAGATGTTGTTACTACTTACGAAGACAAGGATGGAGACTGGATGCTTGTTGGAGACGTCCCATGGGA GATGTTTGTTGCTTCATGCAAACGCTTGAGGATCATGAAGGGGTCCGAAGCCATCGGTCTTG CACCAAGGGCCAAGGACAAGTACAAGAACAAGAGCTAA